Sequence from the Fictibacillus arsenicus genome:
AATGGATCTTCACGCTTTTCAAAAGATAGCAGTGCAAGAAGCAGCACACTGGCAAATGATACGAGTGAGAAACCAAAATGTGAAGCGAGTACAGCTGATGATTGGCTCCATATAACAGCAGCGGCTCCTAAAAGACCTTGAAGAACAATGAAAAATACAGCAGATCCTGCTAGTATTTTAACTTCTTTTCTATGAGGATCTCTTTTCCACGCCCATATTGCTAAAATAATTACTAGAATACCAAGCCATGCAGATACATAGCGGTGACTGACTTCAATGATCGTTTCCAGCTTTGGCTGAGTCGGCAGCAATTCTCCATAGCAAAGGGGCCAAGAATTACCGCAGCCGTCGCCTGAATCTGTTTTTGTAACAACTGCCCCCATAAGTAGAACGAGCAGCATGCCGAATGATGTAATAATAGAATAAATTTGATAAGCTCTTTTCAATTTCTTTCACCTGCTTTAAAGTTCAATAAACTTCACAAAATTGTAAAAAAATTTGCTAGTATTAAGGTCGGCCTGATAGTACAAATAATATAAGGTACTGTCAGTATTAGTCGAAGTATACAAAGTACATGTTTTGTTTTATAATGTTAAAGGACATTTTCTTTACTTTCTTTGTATAATCTTATCCTATCATATGGGAAAATCAATCTACTTTACATATTGTGAACAGATAAAGACAATTTTTAACCGTTGATTTTACTTACAAGCCCATATAGAATGAATGAGGGCTTATCTTA
This genomic interval carries:
- a CDS encoding COX15/CtaA family protein — its product is MKRAYQIYSIITSFGMLLVLLMGAVVTKTDSGDGCGNSWPLCYGELLPTQPKLETIIEVSHRYVSAWLGILVIILAIWAWKRDPHRKEVKILAGSAVFFIVLQGLLGAAAVIWSQSSAVLASHFGFSLVSFASVLLLALLSFEKREDPFVARVSEAFKKNLYWLFAYLYAVVYTGALVRHTGSSMGCGPEFPSCSGTIADLGSQASIHLLHRIAAIVLLIWIIYSWYHARKHYKEQKALNKGLQFAALFVLLQGISGAMIVLSNLNLFVALSHGLIISFLFGTLSFVALIVYRK